Proteins encoded in a region of the Fusarium keratoplasticum isolate Fu6.1 chromosome 13, whole genome shotgun sequence genome:
- a CDS encoding GH18 domain-containing protein yields the protein MGFHGLMIWAIKLNVLNLEALRAVYKGELIGHTQDPFSLINYALINFRGNADAGD from the exons ATGGGTTTCCATGGTCTCATGATCTGGGCTATCAAGCTCAACGTCCTAAATCTCGAGGCCCTGAGGGCTGTATACAAAGGCGAGCTTATCGGGCACACCCAGGATCCTTTCTCGCTG ATCAACTATGCGCTCATCAACTTTAGAGGCAATGCCGATGCTGGTGACTGA